Proteins from a single region of Bos javanicus breed banteng chromosome 7, ARS-OSU_banteng_1.0, whole genome shotgun sequence:
- the LRRC8E gene encoding volume-regulated anion channel subunit LRRC8E: protein MIPVAEFKQFTEQQPAFKVLKPWWDVLAEYLTVAMLMIGVFGCTLQVTQDKIICLPSHEPRENLSEAPCQQLLPRGISEPMGDLRELSGLKNNLDLQQYSFINQLCYETALHWYAKYFPYLVVIHTLIFMVCTSFWFKFPGTSSKIEHFISILGKCFDSPWTTRALSEVSGENHKGPAATTAGRATVTVTTTAGPGKAGEGEKEKVLPEPEKVVTEPPAVTLLDKKEGEQAKALFEKVKKFRVHVEEGDILYTMYIRQTVLKVCKFLAILVYNLVYVGKISFLVACRVETSEVTGYASFCCNHTKAHLFSKLAFCYISFVCVYGITCLYTLYWLFHRPLKEYSFRSVREETGMGDIPDVKNDFAFMLHLIDQYDSLYSKRFAVFLSEVSESRLKQLNLNHEWTAEKLRQKLQRNARGRLELALCMLPGLPDTVFELSEVEALRLEAIGDITFPPGLSQLVHLQELSLLHSPARLPFSSQIFLRDRLKVIRIKCEELREVPLWVFGLRGLEELHLEGLFPPELARAATLESLRELKQLKVLSLRSNAGKVPASVTDVAGHLQRLSLHNDGARLLALNSLKKLAALRELELVACGLERIPHAVFSLGALQELDLRDNHLRSIEEILSFQHCRKLLTLRLWHNQIAYVPEHVRKLRGLEQLYLSHNKLETLPTQLGMCSSLRLLDVSHNGLHSLPAELGLLQNLQHLALSYNALEFLPDELFFCRKLRTLLLGYNHLSQLAPQVGALRALSRLELKGNRLEALPEELGNCGGLKKSGLLVEDTLYDGLPAEVRDRMEAE from the exons ATGATTCCGGTGGCGGAGTTCAAGCAGTTCACGGAGCAGCAACCCGCCTTCAAGGTGCTCAAACCTTGGTGGGACGTGCTGGCCGAGTACCTCACCGTGGCCATGCTCATGATCGGGGTCTTCGGCTGCACCCTCCAG gtgACGCAGGACAAGATCATCTGTCTGCCCAGTCATGAACCCCGGGAGAATTTATCTGAAGCCCCATGCCAACAGCTGCTGCCGCGGGGGATCTCAGAGCCCATGGGGGACCTTCGGGAGTTGAGCGGCCTCAAGAACAACCTGGACCTACAGCAGTACAGCTTCATCAACCAGCTCTGCTACGAGACGGCCCTCCACTGGTATGCCAAGTACTTTCCCTACTTGGTTGTCATCCACACGCTCATCTTCATGGTCTGCACCAGCTTCTGGTTCAAGTTCCCCGGCACCAGCTCCAAGATCGAGCACTTCATCTCCATTCTGGGCAAGTGTTTTGACTCGCCATGGACTACTCGGGCGCTGTCCGAGGTCTCCGGGGAGAACCACAAGGGCCCTGCTGCCACCACAGCTGGGCGGGCGACAGTGACCGTGACCACAACTGCAGGGCCGGGGAAGGCAGGGGAGGGCGAGAAGGAGAAGGTATTGCCAGAGCccgagaaggtggtgacagagccCCCTGCTGTCACCCTGCTGGACAAGAAGGAGGGAGAGCAAGCCAAAGCCCTGTTTGAAAAGGTCAAGAAATTCCGCGTGCACGTGGAGGAGGGCGACATCCTGTACACCATGTACATCCGGCAGACGGTGCTCAAGGTCTGCAAATTCTTGGCCATCCTGGTCTACAACCTGGTCTACGTGGGAAAGATCAGCTTCCTGGTGGCCTGCAGGGTGGAGACCTCGGAGGTGACGGGCTACGCCAGCTTCTGCTGCAACCACACCAAGGCCCACCTCTTCTCCAAGCTGGCTTTCTGCTACATCTCCTTCGTGTGCGTCTACGGGATCACCTGTCTCTATACCCTCTACTGGCTCTTCCACCGGCCCCTCAAGGAGTACTCCTTCCGGTCAGTGCGGGAGGAAACTGGCATGGGCGACATCCCCGATGTCAAGAACGACTTCGCCTTTATGCTGCACCTCATCGACCAGTACGACTCGCTCTACTCCAAGCGCTTTGCTGTCTTCCTCTCTGAGGTCAGCGAGAGCCGCCTGAAGCAGCTCAACCTCAACCACGAGTGGACTGCCGAGAAGCTGCGACAGAAGCTGCAGCGCAACGCCCGGGGCCGGCTGGAACTGGCCCTCTGCATGCTCCCGGGGCTGCCGGACACGGTCTTCGAGCTCAGCGAGGTGGAGGCGCTGCGGCTGGAGGCCATTGGCGACATCACCTTCCCCCCGGGCCTCTCGCAGCTGGTGCACTTGCAGGAGCTGAGCCTGCTCCACTCGCCCGCCAGGCTTCCGTTCTCCTCGCAGATCTTCCTGCGGGACCGCCTGAAGGTCATCCGAATCAAGTGCGAGGAGCTGCGGGAGGTGCCCCTCTGGGTGTTTGGGTTGCGTGGTCTGGAGGAGCTGCATCTAGAGGGGCTCTTTCCCCCAGAGCTGGCCCGGGCGGCCACCCTCGAGAGCCTCCGGGAGCTGAAGCAGCTGAAGGTGCTGTCTCTGCGGAGCAACGCTGGGAAGGTTCCCGCCAGTGTGACTGATGTGGCCGGCCACCTGCAGCGGCTCAGCCTGCACAACGACGGGGCACGTCTGTTGGCACTGAACAGCCTCAAGAAGCTGGCAGCGCTGCGGGAGCTGGAGCTGGTGGCCTGCGGACTGGAGCGCATCCCCCACGCTGTCTTCAGCCTAGGCGCGCTGCAGGAGCTTGACCTCCGGGACAACCACCTGCGTTCCATCGAGGAGATCCTTAGCTTCCAGCACTGCCGCAAGCTGCTCACACTCCGACTGTGGCACAACCAGATTGCCTATGTCCCCGAGCATGTGCGGAAGCTCCGGGGCCTCGAGCAGCTCTATCTGAGCCACAACAAGCTGGAGACGCTGCCCACCCAGCTCGGCATGTGCTCCAGCCTCCGCCTGCTGGACGTCTCGCACAATGGGCTGCATTCCCTGCCAGCcgagctgggtctcctgcagaatCTTCAGCACTTGGCTCTCTCCTACAATGCCCTGGAGTTTCTACCCGATGAGCTCTTCTTCTGCCGCAAGCTGCGGACGCTGCTCCTAGGTTACAACCACCTGAGCCAGCTTGCGCCCCAGGTGGGGGCCCTCAGGGCCCTCAGCCGCCTGGAGCTCAAGGGCAACCGGCTGGAAGCACTGCCGGAAGAGCTCGGCAACTGTGGGGGGCTCAAGAAGTCGGGGCTCCTGGTGGAGGACACCCTTTATGATGGGCTTCCGGCCGAGGTACGGGACCGGATGGAGGCGGAGTGA